Proteins from a single region of Pseudomonas phenolilytica:
- a CDS encoding sugar ABC transporter ATPase has translation MSHSQAIVVPRISSFPAHEGRARMILRWLAERRIVEALPTTCGRGARGMAYAIAPGARRVVRYPERLPFGEAVNGLEVVTKRCIYTPTRDFAEEAGCPECRREIGEALFESLDEWMPGQTDNFTCPECGFEDDINGFLFIPACAFSNLGFIFNGWGEAGFRQEFLEEFGERLGFKVALVIDQV, from the coding sequence ATGAGTCATAGCCAAGCCATCGTCGTGCCGCGCATTTCCAGCTTTCCCGCGCATGAGGGCCGTGCGCGGATGATCCTGCGCTGGTTGGCCGAGCGGCGCATCGTCGAGGCGCTGCCGACCACCTGCGGTCGCGGTGCCCGTGGGATGGCCTATGCGATCGCGCCGGGCGCACGCCGCGTCGTGCGGTACCCGGAGCGGCTGCCGTTCGGTGAGGCCGTCAATGGCCTGGAGGTGGTGACCAAGCGCTGTATCTACACGCCGACCCGCGATTTCGCCGAGGAAGCCGGCTGCCCGGAATGCCGTCGGGAGATCGGCGAGGCGCTGTTCGAGAGTCTGGATGAGTGGATGCCCGGGCAGACCGACAATTTCACCTGTCCCGAATGTGGCTTCGAGGACGACATCAACGGTTTCCTGTTCATTCCGGCGTGTGCGTTCTCCAACCTGGGATTCATCTTCAACGGCTGGGGCGAGGCAGGGTTTCGTCAGGAATTCCTCGAAGAGTTCGGCGAGCGGCTAGGGTTCAAGGTAGCGCTGGTCATCGATCAGGTGTGA